One segment of Sander vitreus isolate 19-12246 chromosome 20, sanVit1, whole genome shotgun sequence DNA contains the following:
- the marcksb gene encoding myristoylated alanine-rich protein kinase C substrate b translates to MGAQISKTAGKEEAAVETPAEGAAVAAKANGQENGHAKTNGDASPAAEEANKADVQANGSTPTEEAPKEEGEKVEVVEATGEKDPAATNGEASAKPEEGTPSSSEDGKQQKKKRFSFKKPSFKLSGFSFKKTKKESEEAVEEEEGAAAEPAEGEKAASEEAAAEEAKPAEAAEEGAKEAEAEEPKAEEEVNAEEPAAAAAAAEGAEEKPAEASPTEPETAASPEATAE, encoded by the exons ATGGGAGCACAAATTTCCAAAACCGCTGGAAAAGAGGAAGCTGCGGTAGAAACGCCAGCAGAAGGTGCAGCTGTTGCAGCAAAGGCAAACGGACAG gagaatggccacgccaagaccaaCGGGGATGCCTCTCCAGCTGCAGAGGAGGCCAACAAAGCTGATGTTCAGGCCAATGGCAGCACTCCCACTGAGGAGGCGCCAAAAGAAGAAGGCGAGAAAGTAGAGGTTGTTGAGGCCACTGGCGAGAAGGACCCCGCTGCCACAAACGGAGAGGCTTCTGCCAAGCCGGAGGAAGGCACTCCATCCAGCAGCGAGGACGGCaagcagcagaagaagaagcGTTTCTCCTTCAAGAAACCCTCCTTTAAGCTCAGCGGCTTCTCGTTTAAGAAGACCAAGAAAGAGTCTGAGGAGGCagtagaggaggaagaaggagcaGCTGCAGAACCGGCCGAGGGAGAGAAGGCGGCATCAGAGGAAGCAGCCGCTGAGGAGGCCAAACCAGCTGAGGCTGCTGAAGAGGGAGCCAAGGAGGCTGAAGCTGAGGAGCCAAAGGCTGAGGAAGAGGTGAATGCAGAagaaccagcagcagcagcagcggcggcagaaggagcagaggagaaaCCCGCTGAAGCTTCACCTACTGAACCAGAGACGGCAGCCAGTCCAGAGGCAACGGCTGAGTAA
- the col10a1a gene encoding collagen, type X, alpha 1a, which yields MDLRVACIFLLMVALAAAHGKGYVVKKVVKAAPQYEPYSVKSHVVSVAGEPGAPGEPGPEGPAGPPGPPGADGVGLPGAQGPPGAPGAPGRSIAGKPGSPGGPGKPGSDGEPGAKGDTGATGPQGPRGVPGSAGSPGPAGLSATGKPGPSGLPGAMGPRGEPGLKGHPGVPGLPGAKGDRGVGVQGPQGETGPEGPVGAPGQPGEAGVGKPGKPGLDGEPGESGSPGKDGAQGPMGPQGPKGHTGAPGVGMPGKPGENGAPGLPGAVGPKGHQGPAGATGAPGVPGYGKPGANGEKGERGATGSTGATGAKGEQGPTGYTGATGPTGPTGPAGPQGATGFPGEPGAAGSKGDTGATGAQGPKGNKGDQGAQGFTGKQGYPGAAGPPGPRGATGPTGDKGNTGAPGTPGAPGIPGPAGPKGHPGRAGEQGASGSDGAPGPRGPAGPQGPAGAPGLKGHPGLPGPSGPAGLAAKGIPGPQGPPGAPGQDGADGPMGPAGPAGPPGPPGEVVFEKGMGMGEVMVKSPMSAFTASLITPYPAAGSPIKFDQIVYNAENHYDPESGIFTCQVPGVYYFSYSIHVNGAHALVALYKNGQPVMFSYDEYSKGFLDQMSGSAVLLLDEQDTVYVQIPDDEANGVFAAENVHCSFSGFLIAST from the exons ATGGACCTACGAGTAGCATGCATCTTCCTCCTCATGGTGGCCCTGGCAGCAGCCCATGGGAAGGGGTATGTGGTGAAGAAAGTGGTGAAGGCCGCCCCTCAGTACGAGCCCTACTCTGTGAAGAGCCATG TGGTGTCAGTGGCAGGTGAGCCTGGTGCTCCAGGTGAGCCTGGCCCTGAGGGACCTGCTGGCCCTCCTGGCCCCCCAGGTGCGGACGGCGTAGGTCTGCCTGGAGCCCAAGGACCTCCTGGAGCTCCTGGAGCTCCTGGACGCTCCATTGCTGGCAAACCTGGATCCCCAGGTGGACCTGGCAAACCTGGCAGCGATGGAGAACCTGGTGCCAAGGGAGACACCGGAGCCACTGGCCCTCAGGGACCAAGGGGAGTCCCTGGATCCGCTGGAAGCCCTGGACCCGCTGGCCTCTCTGCTACTGGCAAGCCTGGACCTTCAGGTCTTCCTGGAGCAATGGGACCTAGAGGAGAGCCTGGTCTGAAAGGACATCCAGGTGTACCTGGTCTGCCAGGTGCTAAGGGTGATAGAGGGGTGGGAGTTCAAGGACCTCAGGGTGAGACAGGACCTGAAGGACCTGTGGGCGCACCTGGACAACCAGGTGAGGCTGGAGTTGGAAAGCCAGGAAAACCAGGTTTGGACGGTGAGCCAGGAGAGTCAGGTAGCCCAGGTAAGGATGGTGCCCAAGGTCCTATGGGACCACAGGGACCTAAGGGACACACTGGTGCCCCAGGTGTAGGTATGCCAGGTAAACCAGGTGAGAATGGTGCCCCAGGTCTGCCTGGTGCAGTTGGCCCTAAAGGCCATCAGGGACCTGCTGGAGCCACTGGTGCCCCTGGAGTCCCCGGATATGGAAAGCCAGGTGCAAAtggagagaagggagagaggggagctACAGGTAGCACAGGTGCTACAGGCGCAAAGGGTGAGCAAGGTCCAACAGGATATACCGGTGCTACTGGCCCAACTGGCCCCACTGGTCCTGCTGGACCTCAGGGTGCAACAGGATTCCCTGGTGAGCCCGGTGCTGCTGGCTCTAAAGGTGACACAGGTGCAACTGGAGCTCAAGGACCTAAGGGAAACAAGGGAGATCAGGGAGCACAGGGTTTCACAGGCAAGCAGGGTTATCCAGGCGCAGCTGGTCCTCCTGGGCCCAGAGGAGCAACTGGGCCGACAGGTGACAAAGGTAATACAGGTGCCCCAGGTACCCCAGGTGCCCCAGGTATTCCAGGCCCTGCTGGACCCAAAGGTCATCCCGGCCGTGCAGGTGAGCAAGGTGCTTCTGGTTCTGATGGCGCTCCAGGTCCCAGAGGACCTGCTGGGCCTCAAGGTCCCGCAGGTGCTCCCGGCCTTAAGGGACACCCAGGTCTTCCTGGTCCTTCTGGCCCTGCTGGTTTGGCTGCAAAGGGTATCCCTGGACCTCAGGGTCCCCCTGGTGCGCCCGGTCAGGATGGTGCTGATGGACCGATGGGCCCAGCTGGCCCTGCTGGTCCCCCTGGTCCTCCTGGTGAGGTTGTGTTTGAGAAAGGCATGGGAATGGGTGAGGTTATGGTCAAGTCCCCCATGTCTGCTTTCACTGCATCTCTGATCACCCCCTACCCTGCTGCTGGCAGCCCCATTAAGTTTGACCAGATCGTGTATAATGCTGAGAATCACTATGACCCTGAATCTGGCATTTTCACTTGCCAGGTTCCTGGAGTTTACTATTTCTCCTACAGCATCCATGTTAATGGAGCTCATGCCCTGGTGGCTCTGTACAAGAACGGCCAGCCTGTTATGTTCAGTTATGATGAGTATAGCAAGGGCTTCCTGGACCAGATGTCCGGTAGTGCTGTCCTCTTGCTCGATGAGCAGGACACAGTCTACGTCCAGATCCCCGACGATGAGGCCAATGGTGTCTTTGCTGCTGAGAATGTCCACTGCTCTTTCTCTGGGTTCCTCATTGCTTCAACGTGA